A stretch of Ipomoea triloba cultivar NCNSP0323 chromosome 13, ASM357664v1 DNA encodes these proteins:
- the LOC116001407 gene encoding AT-hook motif nuclear-localized protein 20-like: LIIASLANRWWAGTVGLPGIDLPASCSPALTKQVVSVNESNGKSSNNGDFERAISGDNNQDQDEPKEGAVEVGTKRPRGRPAGSKNKPKPPVLVARDSPNAIRSHVMEVAGGSDVAESIAQFARRHQRGVCVLSGNGSVTNVTLRQPAGSGLVLPGRFELLSLTGAFLPGPAPQAANGLTVYLAGAQGQVLGGSVVGPLLAVGPVMVIAATFTNATYERLPLEKEEDDHGGRPAAQILARGSPPPPPAIQMPIIPSSMSSPLYNLTPNSVPNLSGDAYVWGHPRPQF; encoded by the coding sequence ttaattattgcaaGTCTGGCTAATCGGTGGTGGGCCGGGACGGTGGGCTTGCCGGGGATCGACCTGCCGGCGAGTTGCTCACCTGCACTTACCAAACAGGTTGTTTCAGTAAATGAAAGCAATGGAAAAAGCAGTAATAATGGAGATTTTGAAAGGGCGATTAGTGGGGATAATAATCAAGATCAAGATGAGCCTAAAGAGGGAGCGGTTGAAGTTGGGACGAAGCGGCCGAGAGGGCGGCCCGCGGGGTCCAAGAACAAGCCCAAACCGCCGGTGTTGGTGGCCCGGGACAGCCCGAACGCGATCCGGAGCCACGTCATGGAGGTGGCCGGCGGCAGCGACGTGGCGGAGAGCATAGCTCAGTTTGCAAGGCGACACCAGAGAGGGGTTTGTGTGCTGAGTGGTAATGGCTCCGTCACCAATGTAACCCTAAGACAGCCCGCGGGTTCGGGTTTGGTGCTTCCGGGCCGGTTCGAGCTTTTGTCCTTGACCGGAGCGTTCTTGCCCGGCCCGGCTCCCCAGGCGGCCAATGGGCTCACCGTGTACCTAGCCGGCGCCCAGGGACAAGTGTTGGGCGGAAGCGTGGTGGGACCCTTACTGGCTGTGGGACCAGTTATGGTCATAGCTGCTACCTTTACTAACGCAACTTACGAAAGATTGCCActagagaaagaagaagatgatcACGGCGGAAGACCGGCGGCGCAAATTCTCGCCAGAGGCTCACCACCTCCGCCGCCGGCCATACAGATGCCAATTATCCCTTCATCAATGTCGTCGCCTCTTTACAATCTAACACCAAATTCAGTACCAAATTTGAGTGGAGATGCATATGTTTGGGGGCATCCCAGGCCACAGTTTTAA
- the LOC116001756 gene encoding bet1-like SNARE 1-2, which produces MSYRRDHRATRSALFDNYDSIEEGGIRASNSYSRDMDERDNDKAMDNLQDRVTFLKKLTGDIHEEVESHNRMLDKMGNEMDSSRGVMSRTMDRFKMVFEKKSSRKTCKLAGWFVLSFFLIYYIFRFLMYFMHG; this is translated from the exons ATGAGCTATCGAAG GGATCATCGAGCCACTAGATCAGCTCTCTTTGATAACTATGATAGTATTGAGGAAGGTGGCATCAGGGCTTCAAATTCTTACTCCCGTGACATGGATGAACGTGATAATGACAAAGCTATGGACAACTTACAAGATAGAGTCACCTTTTTAAAGAAG CTAACAGGTGACATACATGAGGAGGTGGAAAGTCATAATCGAATGCTAGACAAAATG GGGAATGAGATGGATTCATCAAGAGGAGTCATGTCACGGACCATGGATCGCTTCAAGATG GTGTTTGAGAAGAAATCAAGTCGGAAAACATGCAAGCTTGCTGGATGGTTTGTGCTTTCCTTCTTTTTGATATACTATATTTTTAG GTTTCTCATGTATTTTATGCACGGTTGA
- the LOC116001842 gene encoding DNA repair protein RAD5B-like, which yields MYSCCSFLQKFISCLKGFFFSRNSAAMEIEMESEKEINLIRSVVGSRVSEPDILKALSCCNNSAAAAINYILDNPLPPDVKKTVTSTGARISGPVKQEIGEEELKGSDYPEKGAKKEPGWYGEYYKWLDEQDTEKVKKEGELKVKTEPYVGDDSKAIVIAEPILESDIKPRVKAEPILESDIKPIVFAEPVLESDIKPRVKAEPISSSFVKEEKGGEVLSVQPLSARPVTGEYAERFLSWRPGRKTEKKVDMTLSTVVIEDGDFPEEADWMLVGRNVVTGLSTTKGRKIENNEIVHFAFPKAVSSRYSKVTSSIVRFSTKRFGEIGRLPMEWGNCLIPLVNSKKVKVLGRCVAAPANLQLMQEIMLYVSFYIHSSVFKDGDKSSWRIDCPSEIETTIYPLLTLFKLLKINPFQKAEFKPDDFDSRKRPLDLEGDSVGVVAKRIKGCIEQNKTEQGLSESTLNKLVGAAEMYDLKEIEPPETLVCSLRPYQKQALYWMSELEKGTEAEQTAKVLHPCWAAYRICDERGPAIYVNIFSGEATAEFPSALETARGGILADAMGLGKTVMTIALILARPGKGIPDNQELAEPITQHYRNRRIKGGTLIVCPMALLGQWKDELEAHSKPDSISVFVHYGGDRSDDPRVIAEPDVVLTTYGLLTAAFKADEDNSIFHKVDWHRIVLDEAHTIKSWKTMSARAAFKLSAHCRWCLTGTPIQNNLQDLYSLLCFLHVEPWCNWAWWNKLIQRPYENGDQRALKLIKAILRPLMLRRTKETKDKEGRPILVLPPTDIQIIECEQSEAERDFYDALYKRSKVQFDEFVAQGKILHNFANILELLLRLRQCCNHPFLVMSRGDTDKYANLNKLAKKFLDTNPDLDKVAETNPDSASQKVPTRAFVEEVVEEIRKGENTECPICLESADDPVLTPCAHTMCRECLLSSWRNPSCGMCPMCRRLLNRSELITSPSANKFRIDVQKDWKESSKVTKLMDCLQRIRESGSGEKSIVFSQWTLFLDLLEIPLRKSGIGFLRFDGKTQQKQREKVLHEFSETTEKMVLLMSLRAGGVGLNLTAASNVFLMDPWWNPAVEEQAIMRIHRIGQKRTVCVRRFIVKETVEERMQQVQARKQKMIAGALTDDEVRSARIEELKMLFR from the exons ATGTATTCTTGTTGTTCATTCCTTCAAAAATTCATCTCTTGTTTGAAGGGTTTCTTCTTCTCTCGCAATTCTGCGGCCATGGAAATCGAGATGGAAAGCGAGAAGGAAATCAACTTGATCAGATCAGTCGTGGGTTCCCGGGTCTCGGAACCCGACATTCTCAAAGCCCTATCTTGCTGCAACAacagcgccgccgccgccataaACTACATTCTCGACAATCCTTTGCCTCCGGACGTAAAAAAGACGGTTACATCCACCGGCGCCCGGATTTCCGGCCCGGTGAAACAGGAAATAGGCGAAGAAGAGTTGAAAGGATCGGACTATCCCGAGAAGGGCGCAAAGAAAGAGCCTGGCTGGTACGGCGAGTACTACAAGTGGCTCGATGAACAGGACACAGAGAAGGTGAAAAAGGAAGGTGAGTTGAAAGTTAAGACGGAGCCTTATGTAGGAGATGATAGCAAGGCTATAGTGATAGCTGAACCTATTTTGGAATCTGATATCAAACCTAGAGTGAAAGCTGAACCTATTTTGGAATCTGATATCAAACCTATAGTGTTTGCTGAACCTGTTTTGGAATCTGATATCAAACCTAGAGTGAAAGCTGAACCTATTTCTTCAAGTTTTGTGAAAGAAGAGAAAGGAGGAGAGGTGCTCTCTGTGCAGCCATTGTCTGCAAGGCCTGTGACGGGGGAATATGCGGAGAGATTCCTGTCTTGGCGTCCAGGTAGGAAGACCGAGAAGAAAGTGGATATGACTCTTAGTACTGTTGTGATTGAGGATGGGGATTTTCCTGAAGAGGCGGATTGGATGTTGGTTGGGAGGAATGTTGTCACCGGGCTTTCGACTACAAAAGGGAGGAAAATTGAGAACAATGAGATTGTTCACTTTGCTTTTCCTAAGGCTGTTTCAAGTAGGTATTCAAAAGTTACTTCATCTATTGTCAGGTTTTCAACCAAACGATTCGGAGAG ATTGGGCGCCTTCCAATGGAATGGGGGAACTGCCTTATTCCACTTGTGAATTCAAAAAAGGTAAAGGTTTTAGGTAGATGTGTGGCCGCGCCTGCTAATCTTCAACTGATGCAAGAAATTATGTTATATGTCAG TTTCTACATTCATAGCTCAGTGTTTAAGGATGGTGATAAGTCATCTTGGAGGATAGACTGCCCTTCAGAAATTGAAACCACAATATATCCACTTCTAACTCTGTTCAAGTTACTGAAAATCAATCCTTTTCAGAAG GCTGAGTTTAAACCAGATGATTTTGATTCTCGCAAACGCCCCCTGGACTTAGAA GGTGATTCAGTAGGAGTTGTGGCAAAACGGATAAAGGGTTGCATTGAGCAGAACAAAACTGAACAGGGTTTATCAGAATCAACTTTAAACAAACTTGTTGGTGCTGCAGAGATGTATGATCTCAAG GAGATAGAGCCACCTGAAACACTTGTGTGTAGCCTAAGGCCCTACCAGAAGCAGGCTCTTTACTGGATGTCTGAATTGGAGAAGGGAACTGAAGCGGAGCAAACAGCCAAAGTTTTGCATCCATGTTGGGCAGCATATCGAATTTGTGATGA GAGGGGTCCTGCAATTTATGTGAACATTTTCTCTGGTGAAGCAACTGCAGAATTTCCTTCTGCATTGGAAACAGCAAGAGGGGGA ATCTTAGCAGATGCTATGGGCCTGGGGAAAACTGTAATGACAATTGCTTTAATACTTGCAAGGCCGGGCAAGGGTATCCCCGATAATCAAGAACTTGCTGAGCCTATTACTCAGCATTATAGGAACAGAAGGATTAAAGGTGGCACTCTCATTGTTTGTCCTATGGCATTACTTGGTCAATGGAAG GATGAACTTGAAGCCCATTCAAAGCCAGATAGCATTTCTGTTTTTGTTCATTATGGCGGGGACAGAAGTGATGACCCTAGAGTGATAGCAGAACCAGATGTGGTCTTGACAACCTATGGTCTTCTAACTGCTGCATTTAAGGCT GATGAGGACAATAGCATATTCCATAAAGTTGATTGGCATCGAATTGTACTGGATGAAGCACACACCATAAAGTCCTGGAAAACTATGAGTGCTAGGGCTGCATTCAAATTGTCTGCACATTGCAGGTGGTGTCTCACTGGTACTCCAATTCAG AATAATCTGCAAGATCTTTACAGCCTTCTGTGTTTCTTGCATGTTGAGCCATGGTGCAATTGGGCATG GTGGAATAAGTTAATACAGAGACCTTATGAGAACGGTGATCAGAGAGCATTGAAACTGATCAAGGCAATTCTTAGGCCATTAATGCTTAGGAGAACAAAGGAAACGAAGGACAAGGAAGGGAG GCCAATTCTTGTTCTGCCACCAACTGACATCCAAATCATTGAGTGTGAACAGTCTGAAGCAGAGCGCGATTTCTATGATGCCCTCTACAAGAGATCTAAA GTCCAGTTTGATGAATTTGTAGCACAAGGCAAAATTCTTCACAACTTTGCAAACATTCTTGAGTTGCTACTCAGACTGAGACAGTGTTGCAACCATCCTTTTCTAGTGATGAG CCGGGGCGATACAGACAAATATGCAAACCTGAACAAGCTTGCCAAGAAGTTTCTTGATACAAACCCTGATTTGGACAAGGTTGCCGAAACAAACCCTGATTCTGCCTCTCAGAAGGTGCCCACTCGAGCATTTGTTGAAGAGGTTGTTGAGGAAATTCGTAAAGGCGAAAACACAGAGTGTCCCATATGCCTAGAGTCTGCAGATGACCCTGTGCTCACACCTTGTGCACACACAATGTGCAGAGAATGTCTGTTATCAAGCTGGCGAAATCCATCTTGTGGAATGTGTCCAATGTGTCGTCGATTGTTAAATAGAAGCGAGCTGATCACTTCCCCTTCAGCAAATAAGTTCAGAATTGATGTTCAGAAGGACTGGAAGGAGTCTTCAAAGGTCACAAAACTGATGGATTGCCTGCAACGTATACGTGAATCAGGGTCTGGTGAAAAAAGCATTGTTTTTAGCCAATGGACTTTGTTCCTGGATCTCCTAGAGATCCCTCTCAGAAAAAGTGGGATTGGGTTTTTAAGATTTGATGGAAAAACCCAACAGAAACAAAGAGAAAAGGTTTTGCATGAGTTCAGTGAGACTACTGAGAAAATG GTTTTGCTTATGTCTCTGAGAGCTGGGGGCGTTGGCTTGAATCTCACAGCAGCCTCCAATGTGTTTCTTATG GATCCATGGTGGAATCCTGCGGTTGAAGAGCAGGCAATCATGAGAATTCATCGGATTGGTCAGAAACGTACAGTTTGTGTTAGAAGATTCATCGTTAAG GAAACAGTGGAAGAAAGGATGCAGCAAGTTCAAGCTAGAAAACAGAAGATGATCGCCGGAGCCCTGACTGACGATGAAGTCCGGTCGGCGAGAATCGAAGAGCTCAAGATGCTTTTCCGATGA
- the LOC116001739 gene encoding uncharacterized protein LOC116001739, translating into MVAEPWLLRMRNQVSNKKLSSNQQEKQVIGILSFEVANVMSKVVHLHKSLSDPEISKLNNEILKCVGIRALVSGDETRLLELAFVEKLDDLDRVASVVSRLGKKCTIPALQGFEHVYGDITSGLIDVREFGFLVKDMEGMVKKMERYVGSTASLYREMEVLNELELGLRKFQQNQHEETRKAYEHKLVWQKQDVRHLKDASLWNQSYDKVVEMLARTVCTVYARINTVFGVRIVRRDSLSVSNPGAQFQVKHDFEEKCSRIDSECTQADSKRLALSLSKKNPNNHSGVIALERRSTSYLARSEGGLFSAEDFNFACGMGPGRLFMECLSLSSATRRDDDDDDIGSDDRTSQISRCCSVTSGTRRQTANSSRFFSRSLSGVPFSGNPRQFRGSMSNNSARFGPKSRVLLYAPPSTVGGSALALHYANIIIVIEKLLCYPHLVGEEARNDLYLMLPTSIRKALKTNLKSYMNGLAIYDAPLAHGWKERLEETLKWLSPLAHNMIRWQSERNFEQQQQVVTRANVLLLQTLFFCDCKMTEAAICELLVGLNYICWYEHQQNALLDCASSFDLEDYMEW; encoded by the coding sequence ATGGTGGCGGAGCCTTGGCTGTTGAGGATGAGAAATCAGGTGAGTAATAAGAAGTTAAGTTCTAATCAGCAAGAAAAGCAAGTGATAGGGATACTTTCTTTTGAAGTGGCTAATGTAATGTCTAAAGTTGTTCATTTGCACAAATCCCTGAGTGACCCTGAGATAAGTAAGCTCAACAATGAGATCTTGAAGTGTGTGGGAATAAGGGCTCTTGTGTCCGGTGATGAAACTAGGCTATTAGAACTGGCTTTTGTTGAGAAACTAGATGATTTGGATAGGGTTGCTAGTGTGGTTTCTAGGTTAGGGAAAAAATGCACAATCCCTGCATTGCAAGGGTTTGAGCATGTATATGGGGATATCACTTCTGGCCTAATTGATGTTAGGGAATTTGGGTTTCTGGTCAAGGATATGGAGGGGATGGTGAAGAAAATGGAGAGGTATGTGGGGTCCACTGCAAGCTTGTATAGAGAAATGGAGGTTTTGAATGAATTGGAGTTGGGTTTGAGGAAGTTCCAGCAGAATCAGCATGAGGAGACTAGGAAAGCTTATGAGCATAAGCTGGTTTGGCAGAAACAAGATGTGAGGCATTTGAAGGATGCTTCATTGTGGAATCAGAGTTATGATAAGGTTGTTGAGATGCTGGCTAGGACTGTATGCACAGTTTATGCCCGGATTAATACTGTTTTCGGGGTTAGGATTGTAAGGAGGGATTCTCTGAGTGTCTCAAACCCCGGGGCTCAGTTTCAGGTGAAACATGATTTCGAGGAGAAATGTAGTCGGATAGATTCAGAGTGCACGCAAGCTGACTCGAAAAGATTGGCTTTGAGCTTGAGCAAGAAGAATCCTAATAATCATTCAGGGGTTATCGCGTTAGAGAGGAGGAGCACAAGCTACTTAGCTCGAAGTGAAGGTGGCTTGTTCAGTGCAGAGGATTTCAATTTCGCGTGTGGAATGGGACCCGGGAGGTTATTCATGGAATGTTTGAGTTTGAGTTCTGCTACAAGGCgggacgatgatgatgatgatattggCAGTGATGATAGAACCAGCCAGATTTCTAGATGTTGCAGTGTTACAAGTGGAACGAGGAGACAAACAGCAAATTCGTCCCGTTTCTTTAGTAGATCCCTAAGTGGCGTTCCTTTCAGTGGAAATCCAAGACAGTTTCGGGGTAGTATGAGTAACAACAGTGCAAGATTTGGTCCCAAAAGTCGGGTATTGTTGTATGCTCCTCCATCAACCGTTGGAGGCTCTGCTCTGGCATTGCATTACGCGAATATCATAATCGTCATAGAGAAGCTGCTTTGTTACCCCCATCTGGTTGGTGAGGAAGCTAGGAACGATCTATACCTAATGTTACCAACGAGCATAAGAAAGGCGTTGAAGACTAATTTGAAGTCTTATATGAATGGTTTAGCAATATACGACGCTCCTCTTGCTCACGGTTGGAAAGAAAGGCTCGAGGAAACCCTGAAGTGGCTTTCCCCGTTGGCACACAACATGATCAGGTGGCAAAGCGAGCGTAATTTCGAGCAGCAGCAGCAAGTTGTCACGAGGGCAAACGTTCTCCTGCTCCAAACGCTGTTCTTTTGTGATTGTAAAATGACCGAGGCAGCTATCTGCGAGCTGCTCGTGGGACTAAACTATATATGCTGGTATGAACACCAGCAAAACGCTTTGTTGGATTGCGCAAGCAGTTTTGATCTCGAAGACTACATGGAGTGGTGA